DNA sequence from the Chloroflexota bacterium genome:
GGCCACAAACCCCGCCGTGGGGGGCAGGCCGATGAGGGAGACCAGCCCCACCGCCAGGGCCAGGGCCAGTGCGGGGGAGCGTCGGGCCATGCCGGAGTAACCGGCGATGAGGTCGCTCCCCACCCTCTCCGAGATAGCGATGACCGCGATGAAGGCCGCCAGGTTTGTCACACCGTAGGCCAAAAGATAAAAGAGGACACCGCTCTTGCCCAGGGCCTCCCCGCCCAACCCCACGGCCGCCAGGCCCATCATGATGTAGCCGGCATGGGCGATGCTGGAATACCCCAGGAGGCGATTGATATTGGTCTGAACCAGGGCTAAGAAATTCCCTACCGTCATGGTGATGGCCGCCAGCACGGCGAAGAGCATCCCCCAGTCCTGCGCCAGCCAGGAGGGGGCGCCGAAGGCGCTGGAAAAGAGCCTCAGCACCAGGGCAAAGCCCGCCGCCTTGCTGGCCACGGATAGATAGGCGGTGATGGGGGTGGGGGCACCCTCATACACATCGGGGACCCACATCTGGAAAGGGACACTGGCTATCTTGAAGCCCAGCCCCGCCACCAGGAGCACCACCCCCAGGTAAAGGGCCGGGCTGGCCTCTGCCCCTCTCAGGGCCCCGGCCACCTCCAGAAGACCGGTCTTGCCTGTAAGCCCGAAGACCAGGGCCATACCATATAACAGCACCGCCGAGGCTATGGCCCCCAGGAGCAGGTACTTGAGCCCCGCCTCGCTGGAGCGCTCGTCTTTGAGGAAGCCCGCCAGGACATAGAGCGAGACGGCGGTGAGCTCCAGGGAAATGTAGATGGAGACGAGCTCCCCGGTGCCTGCCATGAACATCATGCCCAGGGTGGAGAGGAGGATGAGGGCGTAGTATTCCCCCTGGAAGCGGGGGAAGTGGCCCACATAGTCCGCCGAGGCCAGGACCACCAGGATGGCCACCGCTGGAAAGAAGAGCTTGAAGAAGAGGGCGAACTGGTCCACCACCAGCATTCCGCTGAAAGCGGTGGCCCCCGCCTCGCCCCACAAAGCCCCTCCCAGGGCCATAGAAAGGAGAAGGCCCCCCACGCTCACCCCCACCAGGATGCCCCGCCTCAGCCCCAGGAGGTCCAGGGCGATAAGGACCAGGGCCGCGCCGGCCAGGGAGAACTCGGGGAGCGCCAGGGCCCAGTTCATCTCCTCACCACCCCCGCCAGATAGAGAAGCTTCTTGGTGTCCTCATGGACCTGAGGCCAGAGCTGGGGGAACTCCCGCTTCTCCACCCAGAGGCACTCCCCCATATCCCCTCCCGGCTTCATCTTCCCCCCCAGGGGCCGGGCCAGAAAGTCCAGATATATCACATGGAGCTCCACCCTGCCGTTCCCGTTGACTATCCTCTCCAGGGGCACCAGGGGCCTGAGCAGTTCTATCTCCAGGCCCGTTTCTTCTTTTACCTCCCGTTTCACGCCTTCCTCAATCCCCTCCCCCAGTTCAAGACTTCCCCCCGGGCACACCCATTTGCCCTGCCAGAAGCCCCCGCGTCCCGGGGCATGCTTCACTAGCAACACCTTTCCCTTCTCGTCCTCAATAACCGCCCCTACTGATAGCAGGACCTCCGTCATCGCAGCAACGCCAGGGGGCCCACCCCAACCTGGATAATATCGGTGATGATAGCAGGGTAGAGCCCCAGGAGCATTATCATCACTGCAAAGATAGCAACACAGGCCATCTCCAGGGGGCTGGCATCTACGGCATGTGCGTACTTCTCCAGGGGCGGGTCATAGAACACCCGGCGCA
Encoded proteins:
- a CDS encoding NADH-quinone oxidoreductase subunit N, whose protein sequence is MNWALALPEFSLAGAALVLIALDLLGLRRGILVGVSVGGLLLSMALGGALWGEAGATAFSGMLVVDQFALFFKLFFPAVAILVVLASADYVGHFPRFQGEYYALILLSTLGMMFMAGTGELVSIYISLELTAVSLYVLAGFLKDERSSEAGLKYLLLGAIASAVLLYGMALVFGLTGKTGLLEVAGALRGAEASPALYLGVVLLVAGLGFKIASVPFQMWVPDVYEGAPTPITAYLSVASKAAGFALVLRLFSSAFGAPSWLAQDWGMLFAVLAAITMTVGNFLALVQTNINRLLGYSSIAHAGYIMMGLAAVGLGGEALGKSGVLFYLLAYGVTNLAAFIAVIAISERVGSDLIAGYSGMARRSPALALALAVGLVSLIGLPPTAGFVAKVYIFNSALQQGLAWLVVIAVLNSAVSAYYYLGVVKSMYLGQPSAGGGVSASWPVSLALGLCSVGVLVMGIFPTAFLRLAEAAIRMLTS
- a CDS encoding NUDIX domain-containing protein; the protein is MTEVLLSVGAVIEDEKGKVLLVKHAPGRGGFWQGKWVCPGGSLELGEGIEEGVKREVKEETGLEIELLRPLVPLERIVNGNGRVELHVIYLDFLARPLGGKMKPGGDMGECLWVEKREFPQLWPQVHEDTKKLLYLAGVVRR